ATCAAGGACCGCTGGCGCTGGCATTTTCTGCTCAAGTCGTCGCAGCCGAGGCTGATGACGCGGGTGGCGCGTTACATCGCCGAGCGCTGTCCGGTGCCGAAGCTGCACGAGCTGCGGCTCACCGTCGACCGCGATCCGGTGTCGCTGCTGTAGGCTGCTGCTGTAGGCCGCCCCGTCCCCCGTTTACTTTCCGGTATGTCGCTCAATAGCCTCGCGGCGATTCCGCCGTACGTCTTCTACGAACTCGATGCGCGTCGCAATCGGCAGCGCGCCGCCGGGAAGCCTTTGATCGATGTCGGCATCGGCAGCCCCGACGGGCCGATCCCTGATGTCGTGATCGAGGCGATGCAGCGCACGGCTGCCGATCGCTCGCTCAGCGGCTATCCGTATTTTCGCGCGCACCCCGCGTATACGGCCGCCGTCTCGACGTATCTGAACGCGCGCTTCGATGTGAAGGTCGATCCGGTTGCCGAGTTGTTGGCGTTGGCCGGGTCCAAAGAAGGCATTGCCGAGTTGATTCTGTCGCACACGAATCCCGGTGACGTCGTGCTGGTGCCCGAGGTGTACTACCCGGTGTACGCGCGGGCCACCCTGCTGGCGGGTGCGGTGCCGGTGTTCGTGCCCTTCCTGCCCGATGGTCGACTCGATCTTGACGCGGTGGCGCCGGTCGATCTGGCGCGGGCGCGCGTGCTGATCGTGAATTATCCCGGCAACCCCACGACATCGACCATCACGCTCACTGACTACGCGCACTTGGTGTCGTTCGCCGAACGGCATGCGCTGTTGCTGATCAGCGATCTGGCCTACAGCGAGTTGTCATTCGACGGGTATCGGGTGCCGAGCGTGCTACAGGTGCCGGGCGCGTCGCGCGTGGCGGTCGAGATGCACACCTGTAGTAAAAGCTTCAACATGGCCGGTGTGCGCATTGCGTTCGTGGCCGGCAAGCGCGAGGCGATCGCGCGGCTTGATGCGTACCGCTCCAACATCGGCTATGGCGTGAGCACCATGGCGCAGATGGCCGGTGCGGCGGCGTTCACCCACCACGAGGCGATCGTGCCGCCGATCGTGGCGGAGTACCGCGCGCGTCGCGATGCACTGGTGGCCGCGATGCAGGCGGGGGGATGGGATGTGCAGGCCCCGCAGGCCACGATGTATCTCTGGCTCCCTGTGCCGGTCGGCTTTGACGACTGGGGCTGGGTGGACGCCTTGATGGACGGCCCCGGTGTGGTCGTGACGCCGGGCATCGCCTTCGGTGACGCGGGGCGAGGACGCTTCCGCGTGTCACTGGTGCAGCCAGCCGACGTGCTCACGAAAGCGGCCGCCGCGATCACGTCGATCGCAGCGGCCGTACCGTCGTCCTGAGTGACACCGCAGGATCGCGGCGTGTGGTCCGAAGTTACTTGGCCGCGGCGGGCTTGGGCTCGCTGATGGCCATGTCCCACTGCACCTGCACTTCGTTCTCGATCGGGTTGACTGCCGAGTCGAACGCGACGCCGTAGTCCTTGCGGTTGATGGCGAACTGGCCGCGGAAGCGGCCGGCGCCCTTCTCGTAGAACACCGCCGTCGCCGGCACGACGATACGCTTGGTCACGCCACGGATCGTGAGATCGCCGGCGATGTCGAGCTTGCCCTCAGACACCTTGGTCACGCTGACCGACTTGAAGGTGATCGTCGGGAACTTGGCGACGTCGAAGAAGTCCGGGCTGCGCAGGTGATTGTCGCGCATGTCGACGCGGGTGTTCAGGCTGGTCGCGTCGATGGAGATGGAGACCGTCGAGGCCGACCAGTTCGTCGCGTCCAGCTTGACGTCGGCGTCCCACTTGCCGAAAAAGCCGTGGGCGCTGAGGAGGCGCGAGTCGGCGATGAAGTTGATTTGGCTATGGTTCTTGTCGATGACGTGCGGCTTGACGTCGGCGAACGGGCGGGCCGCCATCAGGACGGGCACGAGCATCGCGCCGGCGAGGAAACGGGAGGACTTGGTCATGTGTCATCTCGTGGGGTTGAGAAGAAGCAGCGAGTCGTTGTGTATACTGTGTTTGTCTGGGCAATAGTATAGTAATAAGATAAATACTCCACGGGAGAAGGCAAGGAGCGAATGCGGATTTCCGCTTGTTCGGGGGTGCTGCGCCCGGTGATGTTTCACACGTGACCCGCTTCCGCCCGCCTGCATTCGACGACGCGCCGCTCTCATCGGCGCCCGACGCCCGTTTTGTGCCCGCGCCGGCGAACGGGGTACTGCCCGACGGCTTCTTCTCGACCACGAATCTTCCGACCTACGTGCGACTCGGTGGGGTCTGGCGCTTGCCGCTCGAGCCGCGCATGGACTCGG
The DNA window shown above is from Gemmatimonas sp. and carries:
- a CDS encoding YceI family protein, whose product is MTKSSRFLAGAMLVPVLMAARPFADVKPHVIDKNHSQINFIADSRLLSAHGFFGKWDADVKLDATNWSASTVSISIDATSLNTRVDMRDNHLRSPDFFDVAKFPTITFKSVSVTKVSEGKLDIAGDLTIRGVTKRIVVPATAVFYEKGAGRFRGQFAINRKDYGVAFDSAVNPIENEVQVQWDMAISEPKPAAAK
- a CDS encoding aminotransferase class I/II-fold pyridoxal phosphate-dependent enzyme, which translates into the protein MSLNSLAAIPPYVFYELDARRNRQRAAGKPLIDVGIGSPDGPIPDVVIEAMQRTAADRSLSGYPYFRAHPAYTAAVSTYLNARFDVKVDPVAELLALAGSKEGIAELILSHTNPGDVVLVPEVYYPVYARATLLAGAVPVFVPFLPDGRLDLDAVAPVDLARARVLIVNYPGNPTTSTITLTDYAHLVSFAERHALLLISDLAYSELSFDGYRVPSVLQVPGASRVAVEMHTCSKSFNMAGVRIAFVAGKREAIARLDAYRSNIGYGVSTMAQMAGAAAFTHHEAIVPPIVAEYRARRDALVAAMQAGGWDVQAPQATMYLWLPVPVGFDDWGWVDALMDGPGVVVTPGIAFGDAGRGRFRVSLVQPADVLTKAAAAITSIAAAVPSS